AAAGATTCGCAGGAAACATTGAATCCTTTGGAATACGATGGCGGTTTCTGTTCGTCTAAAGGTAATTTTTGTTCGTCTTTTCTTTACTAATAATTCTTTTCTCGTGTAAGTACACCTACAACCTACAAATATCGAAGCAATTGCTGCAGAATGTTACATTTATTTTCACACACTGTACAGTTTATTGCTGCTGTTTTAAGATTTTTCCTCCTTTCAGGTACCAACTTCAGGAGCAATTCAAATGTAAGTGCTAAGTGTCCCTTCCCTGATCCATTAACTTACTCGTCCTTGGCAACACTACCTGTAAACTATATTTTGTTTGCTCAATCCTGCGAATTAACTTCGTACCTCTAATGTTCTGTGTGTCAAATATTCAAATCTAACAGAATTCATCCAAGTTTTACTTAAGAAGACGGAAAGCTTTGATTTCCAAGAACCAAACAACTTCTTGTTACTCCAAAGTTTCACAGGAAGAATTGAAAATTTTAGAATCTGATGGTGAAAATAATACGAGAGGTAGTTTCTATTCCTATTTTTGTTTTACAAATACCAAAGCAATTGCTACTGAATGTCATGTTTCTCGGGCACATATTATACAGTTGTATTGCTGCTGTTACAAGATTTATCCTTTTGTCAGGTGCCATCTTCAACAGCAATTCAAACGTAAATGCTGAGAGTCCTTGCCTTGATCCATTAAACAAAAAGCCATCTCCAAATTCATCTTCTTTTCCAGGCGCTGGGGCTGGAGAAATTCTGACCACAAGTCATAGTGTAATGCCATTACCTGATGCATCAACCCCTTTACAAACCCCTAATGCAGTGCTATTGCCAAACCATTTCCCAAGTACGACAACATCGCGACCACGTCCATCATTAAGCTCTACATTTACTTACTCTGGTAGAAAGAAATATGCAGAGTCCAGCTACTCTGGCAGCCTGCCACCTCAGCAGCAGTACTACTGTAAAATCTGTAGAGTTCATTGCTCTGGGACTCTTTGTTTCGAGCAGCACTTGAGAGGGCGCATGCACAAGCTGAAACTCGGGGATTCAAGTGTCGAGGAAAGAAACAAGCAAGTAAGATGTGACTTGTGCAAAATTTTCTGTCAGGATGAAAGTTTATTAAAAATGCACCTTGAAGGTCAGAAACACAAGGCTAAGCTACTAGAACTCGAACATGGTGAGAAAATTAAAGATGAGAACAGCCAGCAATTCTGGTGCGAATTATGTCAAACTCCATGCATGAATAAAGAAATTTTCATATTACACCTTAACGGGAAAAAACACCGTAAACATATATGTGCTTGAggagcagaagaagaagaaagctgAGCCATTTACTCTTCCATGGCTAGTTTTGAATCCACTACAGAACAGGAAACAGTCACCACTCGGTCACTCACCAGGTTGAGAAGTGTCACAATTGTTAACATAAGAACTGTCTTTATATTCGTCTGTTTAGTCTTAATTTCATTTTACGATGTCTTGAACTCCTCAGGAGACAGTTGAATTCTTAGACGATTGAATAGCTATTTTTCAATAGCATCTCACGATATTCCAAATTAAGTTTATAAGGTGATCAAACATAAGAAGTGTCACATTTATTAAGTTTTATTGTCTTAATGTGATCAAATATTTAAGAGTTCTGTTTGTACTCGTTACTTAATCTGATTATGTATAAGTACTGATATAAGAATTTTAGGCTACTCTCTGTCCATTTTAGACATGCTTTGCAGCCAAATAGACCAACTAAGTTAACATGTATGACATATTTAAACAAAAGTTTTGCAGGAGAAAATGCATTTGCTAGCACCAATCAAAGCAACAATAAGAATAGATCATGATCAAAGTGAAAGGCAAACATGATCTTAGATGGTAAAGTTGTAACAACAAAAATGAAACACGTACAAGTCAAATTACCAACATTGAGGAACATTGCCTAAAGAAAGACAGAGACAGAAAGAATGAATGCATAATCTAACTCCTATTATAAGGTGCAAAATGATCTAATTAGTTAAGGAATTCTGTGACTATTTCGTTGCAATTTAAAATCTTAATCACTGGTAAGTTATAAACTTcaaaagaaactatatataatgTCAAAGTATCATAAACCAGCAAAGCAACGTGTTTTTTAAGGAGACAAAAAGTTGTGGCAGCAAAGATGTACTTTCAAGTTAATGACTAATCGTTCAACATTCTTCGACTAATTCTTGCCACACAAGTTTTAACAATTTTTCAATAAGCGTCTCGAGTTATTAAACGAAGTTTCCTAGTACTTTGTCTTTTTGAAATACAGTGTATACATTTGATTGACACTATTCAATCTTAAGGGTAAATTTACCCTTCCACAAATTGTCTGTTTATTTTATAACACAAAGACAAGCATGTAACTGATTTAAATTATTGTGTTTTGCCGACTGGCCTCTTTCTCTTAAAATACTATTCCGCAATGAAAATTTGCTCGACATAAAGTGGATAAGAAAATGATCAAGCAATTTTGCCGAAGTAAAAAAGATAAGTGGTCGATTACTTTAGGGACCCTTACTTTTCTATCGGAGTCCCAACTCCCAAAAGGAAAAAGACAGATGTTAGCGTCCGATCTGCAACTTATCCAGCCCAACAACTCGTACCTTTCCGAGgacaaattcaaaaatagccaaatttacaagtggtcatttaaaaatagccacagtttcaaaagtaatcgaaatttagccacttttcgtgtaaagataaatctgaacgaaaatgctgttcaaaatctgaaaaaatactccagcataatatactggagtttggagcaccgatgctctagtctccagtatattatattggagccaacaaagtatatcggtccagcataatatgctggaagttcatacacaggtgcccccaactccagtatattatgttggaccggtctctgttgcagcaaaataatggctatttttcaatgacttggcaaacgatgtctatttttgaatgaccagtccgaaaactgactagaCCATGTTATTTTAACCCTTTCCTCTTTTTGGGCCCATAGTGGACTCTAAAGAGTTTGAAAAAGCTTCTCTTTTAGCTAAAGTGCTAAACTACTCTATCTTCTTTATGGGCGATTTGCAGTCATACCCTATATTTATGCCACCTTTTAACATGTACcctatttttaaaaactattgatTTCGTAGTCAACTAACAAAAAATCCGTAATAATATGACAATTATACCCCTTCCAAAACAAAAAATCCTTTTTTTCATATGTTGTGGATAACTAGATATATTCCATGGAAACAAAAGTTCCGTCCAGCGGAATCCGCCACTTTACTATCcctcaaagttatatccgcccTCAATTCGATAGGCCACTCCTTTCTGAAGTTGCTGATTGTGAAAATGTTCCGGTAATTGACATGGGCTATGGAGATAGAAACCTTTTAGTTCATCAATTTGGTATTTAAGAAGTATACCAAATTGGAGGAATCTGACCAAGAGGATTACATAAGTTAGTGAGCACCTTTATTTCCATCTAATACTTTTAACGTGCAAATCATATGGAAAGtcagttaaaacttcaactctaagaaggctgaagttcgccagttacaaacaaaaacttcagctctagggctgaagttcaccagttataaaaataaaaacgttcgccagttacaaaacaaaaacttcagctctagagctaagattcaccagttacaaaaacttcagctcctaaagCTGAAGTTtaccagttacaaaataaaaacttcaccagttacaaaacaaaaacttcagctctagagctgaagttaaccagttacaaaaacaaaaacttcagctcctaaagctgaagttcaccagttacaaaatgGCTTGCAGTATATTTCGACTCAGTGGGAACGTGCAATCACAGGTATAATCAATCATGAAAAAGATGAAGATTCTCTTTCCAGTGAATTCTTCCATGCATGTTCGCTATAAGGAGGTAATGGCAAAGGCTTTTTAAGATCATCCTTCTGTAATGctagaagaaaagaaaattttgaaaGTGAATTTATTGGTGATGAAATCAACTTTTCCTCCCATTTTTGGTTAAAACAAAGTCCTAAAACGTGCTTAACGACTTTGCATTGTTCCTTGAAATAACATAGGTGTATTATTAGCTTCCTTTGAGAAAATTCCAGTTTTAACATAGAGGACTAGCATATATTTGGAGAGAAAGTAGTCTTTTAATAAAGAAGGGCAAAATAATCTTTTTAAAAGGCTTTTAACAAAAAAGTGAGTACGGGTGCAAACAGAAAAACAAAGCGGCTATAGGTTAAAAAAGACTCTCATGGCACCTTATTTCTCCCACCGTTCCATTTGCATTAATAGTAAAATAAGAATTTTATAACACAACAATTACAATATATgaacatattaaaaaaaaaaaaagtgtgtTATGTAAATTAGAATAAGGGAAGGAGTAAAAAAGAAAAGTAATACTATATAAAAAACGTATTGTCGACTCATAGACACAGATCATACAAAAAAAGGGCAACCTCGGAATTTTCAGTGGTGGTGTCTTGAATTAAGGTTTATTCCCAAAAAtagggaagaaagagaaatataaAACTACATTAAATTGGTTTTATCTCCCTTTGGTAACACTATGGATATTCAATTCCtccaatttattttatttttcatttatttccttaTCAAGCAAGCAATGTCTTATTTGATCATTTCTAATTTGAacttatttcaaaaaaaaaatctagtTTTTATCGAAACATTTTTCTCTATTCTTTTCGATATCTTATCATTGTTGGATAGTCAAAACATATTCGGAGCATCCACATTGTTCTAAGAATGTTCAAGTTATTTTacaattttaaataattaatttcatcAATATTTTTTGGACTCACATTAATTATAGAGAAGAAGAATTGTCAATAGATAATTGTATTGAATCCTGGAAGGTTATTAGACTCTAGGACCTACATTTATGATGCTGGAAAATAATACGAAGACAAGATTTTATACTAGATCTTATTGTTAGAAAAGAACGATAAGTGGCTAATGTTGCAATTTCTGTCTAAAAAGTCACAATTTTGTTTATATTAAGTTAGTAACCAATGGATTGCTAATCATGGGGTAGCTAAGTTGATTAATTATATTCTTGATAATGACAAGCTAGCCCTGGATTAAATTACACTTATATTCTTACTCAATAATGCAACTCTAATAACTACAACTACATAACGTGGATGTTAATGCATCATCTCTTGCAGTTATACAGTTGAGACAACCACCAACATTGAATATATTTTATGTTAGTATTCTTTTTGGCTTCTTTGCTAGTATTAATAGTTTAATTAATGAATTGCCATAGCATGATTAACTCAAGTTAATGCTCGTTAGGCTAACTTTTCAAGCTCATTTATTGGGTTCGCATATGATTAAAATAAGTCCTTATATGCCTACTTTAGTTTGGTCCGTACAAAAGAGTACAAGGGCTTTTTTCTCTGCAAATAATTTAAGGGCTTATTAGTTCAAGAACTTtttagtacaacaacaacaatccagtttAATCTCACTTAATGGGGTCtgaggaggatagtgtgtacgcagaccttacccctaccctaggacaaagagaccttacccctaccctaggacaaagagactgtttccaaatagatccCCGACATCCTTCCttccaagaacttctcaccttgctcttggggagactcgaactcacaacctctcggttagAAGTGGatgttgcttaccatcagagcaacccctcttgtctaaaCTTTTAGTTCAAGAacttttagtattattttaataACGCAAATCAAGGACCAGCGATACGTATATAAATTAATTAAGCAAAATAGTTTGTCAAAGCTTTAACAGATTTGGATGCTATCTATGCGGATCCTTTTTAAAGGGAAATCAGTGATCCGTTTGTTTCTCTTCCCTGAATTGAATTCGTGCAACGGAAAATGGGTAAAAATTGTACGGGGCGCCTTATTTGGTCGTCCCGATTTAACGTAtacctattttttaaaaatattttaacttgtacctactttttaaacaacttcaacccatttctccttctcctcctcaaagttatatccgcctcttttttctcaaacttctccTTCTCCCTTTTCTGCAAGAAATCTGTTACGACTATGTATATAACTTGTATTCACACAACGTTTTTATCTAGGATTTCGTTTTCAAAAAATTAATAATCATTTTTAGAAAAAGCCACTAGTACTTGGGATTTTCCAACATAATTTGTGGAGAAACTTATTGTTATAGCCAGAAGCATAATTGAAGCAAGTAGAAAGCTAACCTTGTATATGTGAATTATATGTTTCtggttcagaaaaagaaaaattgtGGTGTCTAAATGTATAATAGAATTGTATAATATATTTTCGAATATCAGTTGCTTAGCAATAAAAATGGCTGAGCAAAGCTGAGTGTAAGTTAGACGAAACGAGGATGCATTTAAAGCGGACGATAACATAAAAAGCTGATTTTTTTcagaaaaaacttcagctctagctaTTTGAGCTCATCTATATACTATGGTGGTCAAGATGTTTATTATCCAACTACTCAGACCTCTGGCTACCAGAATACTGTAAGTATAGGTAGAGGCGGATCCaagatttaaattttatgggtttAGATTCACAATTCTACCACATCTCATCTAATttaatgggttcaaaatttattatttatacatatttaataattttttgggCAAAAATACAGGGTATGAGCGAAAGCTATGGGTTCAGTTGAACACATAGCTTCTATATTAGATACGCCTGTGAGTATAGGTAGTTTCTTTCGAGGCATCTTTACATAAGTAGTCATCCATATTTAATGTTTACTTTTTTTAGTCATATACTTCgattatacattgattatacacGTTTATACATATATTAAACTTaaattatacatataatatacctCCGCCGTCTATTCTTAATTTAATCGATTGATTGGGCGGCTAACGTGTTAATTCTTCTTCTTTCAAAGGAAAATAAGAAGCTTAAAGTCACAAATTTACAAATATAAAAAGGCGTCATTCTTTTTATAACAGACCAAAAGGTAAAGAGTACGTATTTTTAACATGGTAGATAGGAAGTTGGAGtagttttttttcaatttctaaaatgtttttttctGCTGACTTGATCAGTTGAAGAAAAATGGAGAAGATGATGATCAAAatgcaaacaaaacaaaaacttcagctctagagctgaacttcaggctcgactattagaatgctgaagttttgcgtgattccTTTATTACTTTAgcctcgtatgctgaagttatgcgaaaaagcgagtacatttgcaatttattttaaaaaacgaGCACAAATTAAAACGTAACACAAAAAACGGGTATTAATGCAAATGCCATGATATAATTATTGGGCCCATCAAGACTAATGGAGCTCGGACCGTAGGTTCCGCCTGAATAGGGCGGTGCTCATATTGAGCCACAATTCCAAAAAAATTAGGTGTACCTGTTTACATAGAAAACTTAAACCTAAGCCGTTGATATTTCCTCCAGATGAAGTCTATATTGACCCTTGGGCCGTTGGCTTTGTAGAATGGTCAATTATGCAAAGGAGAATTgttttatatattatttatttttaacttCGAACTCAAAAATTCTGGTTAAAGATAGAAACATATTATCAATCATATtacattattttattttattttaataagaaTAAGTAAGGTCCTGCGATACACATTTTTTTCACGTAGATGGATATGTATGGAGCAATGATAGAAGAAAGAGCTAACAAAAGCTACTTTACTcaaaagatttaaaaaaaaaacattttgctGGAGCAGTATAAGAAATTGCTTGTtaaaagattcatgagaagagaATATCAACAATCCTTACTAGGAAAAAGAACTTTCCTTATTTAGTTGAATGAAAAAGATAACTGGCCTTAAACAGGAAAGGAACAAGACTAATCCTTTCCAAATTAGATGAGTTATATGTCTCGACACGgagtttaaaagaaaaaaaacgaaacttCGAAAATTTGTGATCTTAAAAACTTAAGAAATAAAAGCTTTGTGGGGCATGATATTTGTGTTATTATAAAAAGGTTCTCATTAAGAGTAAAAtggataaaataaaaagtttaaagttaaattatttccaatTATAGAAATATATCATTCTTTTGgaacaaattaataaaaaaagTATATCATCCAAACTAAAACGGAGAGAGTACATCTTAGTTTTAATTTTGGGTAAAATAGAAAATTACTCAAactaataaaattaattattttgttaaGACTGCAATGTCACTGTATATAGgaatccaacaacaacaacaacaatgacccagtataatcctacaagtggggtctggggagggtaatatgtacgcagaccttacccctaccccgaaggatagagaggctatttccaggaaACTCTcagctcaaaaaagcaacaacaACCGATATATTAGTAtcataaaaatacataataaaataactGTATATAGAAATCCATAAACTAATATTGAGGTCAAACTTTTGATACTTATAAACTCTTGACTATATTGATCTAGAAAATATCATGATCCAGAATGAAACTtaaaatttattattattataataaaaGTGGGAAATATATTTTGCATAGGCCATCCCAATGACAAAAGGACAAGGATAGTGGAAAGAATCTAAAAGACAAATCCATATATCTAACGCTTCATCATCAAGAAAAATCCAAGCAAAGATAGACCCCAAAGTGTTTGACAAATGGCCCATCTCTTCCTATGTAAGTTATTTACAACATCTTCTTCTTTGTAttgtagagagagagagagctaaaGAGTGGTCCCAGCAGATCCAGAAAACGCCATTTCCTTTCTCAGTCCCACATTTTGCTGTGTTTGGTTGACGACAATGGAAATGGACTTTCGGTAGCATCTCTTTCTTGGCTTTTCCTATAAGCCTCCTCATGATTTTATGATATTATTTCAGCTCTATCTTCACTCTGAGCTCGGCTGGAGCTAGTCTTCAATTGCTGATCTCTTtctgggttttttttttttttatcttttagctGAAGCTCATTTGGAGGAATTTCTCTCTGGTAATTTCTACAAATTCTTTCAATCGTCTTCTCTGttttatttgtttactttttgtgatttttctatctGGGTACTTTGGGTGTTCATGGATGCATCTTTGTTTGTGGCTTTGTGCGTATTTGCTGATTGGTatgttggtttttttttttttttcatctctcttcttcttcccccttctGAGTATCTGCATCTGTGATGGTTGACGGTTGCAAGTCCTGTGACTGACGATTGTATCGGTTGGATCTATGATTGTTGACCTTTTCCCTTTTAATAAATATTTTATCCAAATTTTGGGTTTTGTAGTACTGGTATTTTCCGAATTTTTTGCCAATGTGATCTCTGTTTCAATATTTTTGGAGTCAAAAGTCAGATATGttactttctttctttctttctttctttctttctttctttctttctttctttcgcCCTTTTTGGGTATGTTGCCACTACAAGTGCTTCTGGTTTTAGAAACTGAGTGTTTTATCGATATAATCTAAGTTCCTATCAGTTTTGACGTTTCCTTCATTCAATTGGTATGGATGGATTTCAAAGTCTCGATTTAATTTTAGGCAAATGATTCCTCATTGAGTCTGATATATCTTGAACTAATTTTATGGTACCAACGGAGCATAATTGTAGTTATCTTTGAATGCTGCCTCTTTATCAGAATCTTTATTTCATATTTGCTTCACTTGATTCCAAAATGTTCACAACTCATTTACCATTCTGACCTTGATCTTGACAGTGTAAAATAGA
This sequence is a window from Nicotiana sylvestris chromosome 3, ASM39365v2, whole genome shotgun sequence. Protein-coding genes within it:
- the LOC104242572 gene encoding uncharacterized protein, with amino-acid sequence MAEDKGARSLSVEYAIQRELAFKQKIANLFADDECPQDVLPLEVKRWKALISKKKRSADGIADCSPTTTSKCAKDSQETLNPLEYDGGFCSSKGTNFRSNSNNSSKFYLRRRKALISKNQTTSCYSKVSQEELKILESDGENNTRGAIFNSNSNVNAESPCLDPLNKKPSPNSSSFPGAGAGEILTTSHSVMPLPDASTPLQTPNAVLLPNHFPSTTTSRPRPSLSSTFTYSGRKKYAESSYSGSLPPQQQYYCKICRVHCSGTLCFEQHLRGRMHKLKLGDSSVEERNKQVRCDLCKIFCQDESLLKMHLEGQKHKAKLLELEHGEKIKDENSQQFWCELCQTPCMNKEIFILHLNGKKHRKHICA